One genomic window of Mus musculus strain C57BL/6J chromosome 4, GRCm38.p6 C57BL/6J includes the following:
- the Zfp462 gene encoding zinc finger protein 462 isoform X7: MEVLQCDGCDFRAPSYEDLKAHIQDVHTAFLQPTDVAEDNDDEPLSGSMNASNQTEVEFSSIKDEFVIAEDLPGQSATALGSGGYYGHSPGYYGQHITPNPKPTNKFFQCKFCVRYFRSKNLLIEHTRKVHGAQAEESPTGPPVPGSLNYNIMMHEGFGKVFSCQFCTYKSPRRARIIKHQKMYHKNSLKESTAPPPAPAPLPDPLVPPVSLQDPCKELPAEVVERSILESMVKPLTKSRGNFCCEWCSYQTPRRERWCDHMMKKHRSMVKILSSIRQQEGPNVSEAQNDNEPSPTSNSTYLSMNAASREMPNANVSNFRGSMGNSIMRPNSSSTSKFSSSMSYPQMKPKSPHNSGLVNLTERSRYGMSDMTNSSADLDTNSMLNDSSSDEDLNEVDSENGLSVLDHQASGLSAEQLMGSDGNKLLETKGIPFRRFMNRFQCPFCPFLTMHRRSISRHIENIHLSGKTAVYKCDECPFTCKSSLKLGAHKQCHTGTSDWDTVNSQSESLSSSLNEGMVSYESSSINGRKSGVMLDPLQQQQPPQPPPPLPPPPPPPSQPLPQPPPPPLQSPHQVPPPTQQPQPPTQAPPLHPYKCTMCSYSTMTLKGLRVHQQHKHSFCDNLPKFEGQPSSLPLENETDSHPSSSNTVKKSQTSILGLSSKNNFVAKANRKLASDFPLDLSPVKKRTRIDEIASNLQSKINQTKLQEDAIINVEDDEEEEDDNEVEIEVELDREEEATDPIMEVPTAFSAQQIWARDASEAQKEPNYRSITHDYTATNGAEIELTLSEDEEDYYGSSASMKDQVSNAALLNTQPAIYGTEPSNENTDFGDSGRLYYCKHCDFNNKSARSVSTHYQRMHPYIKFSFRYILDPNDHSAVYRCLECYIDYTNFEDLQQHYGEHHPEAMNVLNFDHSDLIYRCRFCSYTSPNVRSLMPHYQRMHPTVKINNAMIFSSYVVEQQEGLNAESQTLREILNSAPKSMATSTPVARGGGLPATFNKNTPPKTFTPECESQKDPSVNTVVVYDCDVCSFASPNMHSVLVHYQKKHPEEKASYFRIQKTMRMVSVDRGSALSQLSFEVGAPMSPKMSNMGSPPPPQPPPPDLSIELYYCKHCSYSNRSVVGVLVHYQKRHPEIKVTAKYIRQAPPTAAMMRGAEGLQDSPRPPAPLQLNSSERDCPPVETEMFFCQHCDYGNRTVKGVLIHYQKKHRDFKANADVIRQHTATIRSLCDRNQKPASCVLLPASGMERDKTKLRALKCRQCSYTSPYFYALRKHIKKDHPALKATVTSIMRWAFLDGLIEAGYHCEWCIYSHMEPSGLLLHYQRRHPEHYVDYTYMATKLWAGPDPSSPTLTMSAEAKTYRCRDCVFEAVSIWDITNHYQAFHPWAMNGDESVLLDIIKEKDGVDKALLAPEELIGPVNCENSIPNPLPEQEAECPEDARLSPEKSIHLASANPAISSTPYQCTVCQSEYNNLHGLLTHYGKKHPGMKVKAADFAQDIDINPGAVYKCRHCPYINTRIHGVLTHYQKRHPAIKVTAEDFVHDVEQSADISQNDVEETSRIFKQGYGAYRCKLCPYTHGTLEKLKIHYEKYHNQPEFDVFSPPPPKLPVSLEPEITTEVSPSQVSVTEEEVGEDPMSTAHFSTSHLVSHTVFRCQLCKYFCSTRKGIARHYRIKHNNVRAQPEGKNNLFKCALCAYTNPIRKGLAAHYQKRHDIDAYYTHCLAASRTISDKPNKVIIPSPPKDDSPQLSEELRRAVEKKKCSLCSFQSFSKKGIVSHYMKRHPGVFPKKQHASKLGGYFTAVYADEHEKPPLMEEEERSSFERAEVEGEAQDIEWLPFRCIKCFKLSFSTAELLCMHYTDHHSRDLKRDFVILGSGPRFQNSTFQCKHCDSKLQSIAELTSHLNIHNEEFQKRAKRQERRKQLLSKQKYADGAFADFKQERPFGHLEEVPKIKERKVVGYKCKFCVEVHPTLRAICNHLRKHVQYGSVPAVSAAVKQEAEDPSHLFLDGLEAARDASGTLVGRVDGGHCLLDAMLEDETRPGGYHCSQCDRVLMSMQGLRSHERSHLALAMFTREDKYSCQYCSFVSAFRHNLDRHMQTHHGHHKPFRCKLCSFKSSYNSRLKTHILKAHAARLSSNSQSFCLA; encoded by the exons ATGGAGGTGCTTCAGTGCGATGGCTGTGACTTCCGAGCCCCATCTTACGAAGATCTCAAGGCACACATCCAGGATGTCCACACGGCATTCTTACAGCCAACTGATGTTGCCGAGGACAATGATGACGAGCCACTATCTGGGTCCATGAATGCTAGTAATCAGACAGAGGTGGAGTTCTCTTCTATAAAGGATGAGTTTGTGATTGCAGAGGATTTACCAG GTCAAAGTGCAACTGCGTTGGGGAGCGGAGGTTACTATGGCCACAGTCCAGGATATTACGGTCAGCATATTACCCCTAatcccaaaccaaccaacaaatttTTTCAGTGCAAGTTCTGCGTACGCTACTTCAGGTCAAAAAATCTCCTCATAGAACATACTAGGAAGGTCCATGGAGCTCAAGCTGAAGAGAGTCCCACAGGACCTCCTGTCCCAGGATCCTTAAATTATAATATCATGATGCACGAAGGATTTGGAAAGGTCTTTTCTTGCCAGTTTTGCACATACAAATCACCTCGGAGGGCAAGGATAATTAAGCATCAGAAGAtgtaccacaaaaacagtctgaAGGAGTCCACAGCGCCACCACCTGCCCCTGCTCCACTGCCAGACCCTCTGGTTCCACCTGTGTCACTGCAGGACCCCTGCAAGGAACTGCCGGCAGAGGTTGTTGAGCGCAGCATCTTAGAATCTATGGTCAAGCCTTTGACCAAGTCTCGGGGCAACTTTTGTTGTGAGTGGTGTAGCTACCAGACCCCCCGCAGAGAACGCTGGTGCGATCACATGATGAAGAAACACCGCAGTATGGTCAAGATCCTTTCTAGCATCCGGCAGCAAGAAGGGCCTAATGTCTCTGAAGCGCAGAATGATAATGAACCCAGCCCCACCTCCAACTCCACCTACCTGTCCATGAATGCTGCGAGCCGGGAGATGCCCAACGCTAACGTCTCCAATTTCAGGGGCTCCATGGGCAACTCCATCATGAGACCTAATTCTTCTTCAACTTCCaagttttcttcttctatgtCTTACCCTCAGATGAAGCCGAAGTCACCTCATAATTCTGGCCTTGTGAACTTGACGGAGAGGTCCCGTTACGGAATGTCTGACATGACGAATTCATCTGCTGACCTGGACACTAACAGCATGCTAAATGACTCTAGCTCTGATGAGGACTTAAATGAGGTAGACAGTGAGAATGGTTTAAGTGTTCTGGATCACCAGGCGTCAGGACTGTCTGCAGAGCAGCTCATGGGCTCTGATGGCAACAAGCTGTTAGAGACCAAGGGGATTCCATTTCGAAGGTTCATGAATAGATTCCAGTGTCCCTTTTGTCCTTTCCTCACCATGCACCGCCGTAGCATTTCCCGCCACATagaaaatatccacttatctggaAAGACCGCTGTCTACAAATGTGACGAGTGTCCGTTTACTTGTAAGAGCTCATTAAAACTCGGGGCTCATAAACAGTGTCACACGGGTACGTCGGATTGGGATACTGTGAATTCTCAAAGCGAAAGCCTGTCTTCCTCGTTGAATGAAGGAATGGTATCTTACGAGAGCTCCAGCATCAATGGTAGAAAGTCGGGAGTCATGTTGGACCCcttacagcagcagcagccaccacagccacctccgccactaccaccaccaccaccaccaccatcacagccACTGCCGCAGCCTCCACCTCCACCGCTGCAGTCACCACACCAGGTGCCACCACCAACCCAGCAGCCACAGCCACCCACACAGGCCCCACCTTTGCACCCTTACAAGTGCACCATGTGTAGTTATTCCACCATGACTCTGAAAGGGCTAAGAGTCCATCAGCAGCACAAACATTCATTCTGCGACAACTTGCCAAAATTCGAGGGGCAGCCCTCGAGCCTACCACTGGAAAATGAGACGGATAGCCACCCCTCTTCCAGCAACACTGTGAAGAAAAGTCAGACCTCAATTCTTGGATTGTCCTCCAAGAATAACTTTGTAGCTAAGGCCAATAGGAAGCTTGCTAGTGACTTTCCTCTTGACTTATCACCTGTGAAGAAGAGAACAAGGATTGACGAGATAGCCAGCAATTTGCAGAGCAAAATCAACCAGACCAAACTGCAGGAAGACGCGATCATCAACGTCGAGGacgatgaggaggaagaggatgacaaCGAAGTCGAGATCGAGGTTGAACtggacagggaggaggaggcaaCGGACCCCATCATGGAGGTGCCCACTGCCTTTTCAGCCCAACAGATCTGGGCCAGAGACGCTAGTGAGGCCCAGAAGGAGCCCAACTACAGAAGTATCACTCATGATTACACTGCCACCAATGGGGCGGAGATCGAGCTCACGCTTTCTGAAGACGAAGAGGATTACTACGGCTCTTCAGCAAGCATGAAAGATCAAGTGTCCAATGCGGCTCTGCTGAACACCCAGCCCGCTATCTATGGGACGGAACCCAGTAATGAAAATACCGATTTTGGGGACTCTGGAAGGCTTTACTATTGTAAACACTGTGACTTTAATAATAAATCTGCCCGGAGTGTTAGCACCCACTACCAGCGAATGCACCCATACATTAAGTTCAGCTTTAGGTATATCTTGGACCCCAATGATCACAGCGCAGTGTACAGGTGCCTGGAATGCTATATTGACTACACCAACTTTGAAGACCTCCAACAGCATTATGGTGAACACCACCCAGAGGCCATGAATGTACTCAACTTTGACCATTCGGACCTGATCTACCGATGTCGGTTTTGTTCTTACACTAGCCCGAATGTCAGAAGCCTGATGCCGCATTACCAAAGAATGCATCCCACGGTGAAAATCAACAATGCTATGATCTTTTCAAGCTACGTTGTAGAGCAGCAGGAAGGGCTGAATGCTGAGTCCCAGACCCTGCGGGAGATTTTGAATTCAGCTCCCAAGAGCATGGCGACGTCCACGCCTGTGGCTCGCGGTGGTGGCTTGCCAGCTACGTTTAACAAAAACACTCCTCCCAAGACCTTTACTCCAGAATGTGAAAGCCAGAAGGACCCTTCAGTGAACACCGTTGTCGTTTACGATTGTGACGTTTGCTCGTTTGCGAGCCCCAACATGCACTCTGTCTTGGTTCACTATCAGAAGAAACACCCTGAAGAAAAGGCCTCGTACTTTAGGATCCAGAAAACCATGCGCATGGTGTCTGTGGACAGAGGCTCTGCCCTTTCCCAATTATCATTTGAGGTGGGTGCTCCAATGTCTCCCAAAATGTCCAACATGggttccccaccccccccacagcCCCCGCCACCAGACCTCAGTATTGAGCTTTACTACTGCAAACACTGCTCCTACAGCAATCGGTCAGTTGTGGGGGTGCTTGTTCACTACCAGAAAAGACACCCAGAAATAAAGGTCACTGCCAAATATATCAGACAGGCTCCTCCCACAGCTGCAATGATGAGAGGGGCTGAAGGGCTCCAAGATTCCCCTCGGCCTCCTGCTCCCTTGCAGCTGAACAGTTCTGAGAGAGATTGCCCTCCTGTGGAGACTGAGATGTTTTTTTGCCAGCACTGTGATTATGGGAACCGGACGGTCAAAGGCGTCCTCATTCATTATCAGAAGAAGCACCGGGACTTCAAGGCCAATGCCGATGTGATCAGGCAGCACACAGCCACCATCCGAAGCCTCTGTGACCGGAACCAGAAGCCTGCCAGCTGTGTGCTTCTCCCTGCTTCCGGTATGGAGCGGGACAAAACGAAACTTCGAGCGCTCAAATGTAGGCAGTGCTCGTATACCTCCCCCTATTTCTATGCACTGAGGAAGCATATCAAGAAAGACCACCCTGCCCTGAAGGCCACAGTCACGTCCATCATGCGGTGGGCATTTCTAGATGGCTTGATAGAAGCTGGCTACCACTGCGAGTGGTGTATCTACTCCCACATGGAGCCCAGTGGTTTGCTCCTGCATTATCAGAGGAGACACCCTGAGCATTATGTAGATTATACTTATATGGCTACCAAACTCTGGGCTGGGCCAGACCCATCCTCTCCCACTCTTACCATGTCAGCTGAAGCCAAAACATACAGATGCAGGGACTGCGTTTTTGAAGCCGTCTCCATCTGGGACATCACAAACCATTACCAAGCGTTCCACCCCTGGGCCATGAATGGTGATGAGTCTGTGTTGCTGGATATCATCAAGGAGAAAGACGGTGTAGACAAGGCCCTCCTGGCACCTGAAGAGTTGATAGGCCCTGTGAATTGTGAAAATAGTATACCCAACCCCCTTCCCGAGCAGGAAGCTGAGTGCCCAGAGGATGCAAGACTTTCCCCAGAGAAAAGCATTCATCTGGCTTCAGCTAACCCTGCTATATCTTCCACCCCATACCAGTGTACAGTGTGCCAGTCCGAGTACAACAACTTGCACGGCCTCCTCACCCATTACGGGAAGAAGCATCCTGGTATGAAAGTGAAGGCTGCTGATTTTGCCCAGGATATTGACATCAACCCAGGTGCCGTCTACAAATGCAGGCATTGTCCGTACATCAACACTCGCATCCATGGCGTCCTGACCCACTATCAGAAGCGACACCCGGCCATCAAGGTGACCGCTGAGGACTTTGTGCATGATGTGGAGCAGTCTGCTGACATATCCCAGAATGACGTGGAGGAGACAAGTAGGATTTTTAAACAAGGGTATGGTGCCTACCGGTGCAAGCTGTGTCCTTACACACACGGCACTCTGGAGAAACTCAAAATCCACTATGAGAAGTACCACAACCAGCCTGAGTTTGATGTCTTTTCCCCGCCTCCTCCGAAGCTGCCAGTGTCCCTTGAACCTGAGATAACCACTGAAGTGAGCCCCTCCCAGGTCTCCGTGacggaggaggaggtgggagaggatCCTATGTCCACTGCTCACTTCTCTACCTCGCATCTGGTCTCCCACACTGTGTTCCGGTGCCAGCTCTGCAAGTACTTCTGTTCCACTAGGAAGGGCATTGCCAGGCACTACCGGATCAAGCACAATAATGTCCGTGCCCAGCCCGAGGGCAAAAACAATCTCTTCAAGTGTGCCCTGTGTGCCTACACCAACCCCATCCGCAAGGGACTGGCAGCCCACTACCAGAAGCGCCACGACATTGATGCATATTACACCCACTGCCTTGCGGCCTCCAGGACCATCAGTGACAAGCCCAACAAGGTGATCATCCCATCCCCACCCAAAGATGACTCTCCTCAGCTGAGCGAGGAACTCCGGCGGGCTGTGGAGAAGAAAAAGTGCTCCTTATGTTCCTTCCAGTCCTTCAGCAAGAAAGGCATTGTGTCCCATTATATGAAGCGCCACCCGGGGGTGTTCCCAAAGAAGCAGCATGCCAGCAAGTTGGGGGGCTACTTCACAGCGGTCTACGCAGATGAACACGAGAAACCCCCACtgatggaagaagaggagagaagcagCTTTGAGAGGGCCGAGGTGGAAGGCGAAGCTCAAGACATCGAGTGGCTCCCGTTCCGCTGCATCAAATGCTTCAAGCTGTCCTTCAGCACGGCGGAGTTGCTGTGCATGCATTACACAGACCACCACAGCAGGGACTTAAAGAGGGACTTCGTCATCCTAGGCAGCGGCCCCCGCTTCCAGAACTCCACCTTCCAGTGTAAGCACTGTGATAGCAAATTGCAAAGCATAGCCGAGCTGACCTCACACTTGAACATCCACAATGAGGAATTCCAGAAGCGTGCCAAACGCCAGGAGAGGAGGAAACAGCTTTTGAGCAAGCAGAAATATGCAGATGGTGCTTTTGCAGATTTCAAACAAGAGAGG CCTTTTGGTCACTTAGAAGAGGTGCCAAAGATCAAGGAGAGGAAAGTGGTGGGCTACAAGTGTAAATTCTGCGTGGAAGTGCATCCAACGCTTCGGGCCATCTGTAACCACCTCCGGAAACATGTCCAGTATGGTAGCGTCCCGGCTGTGTCGGCTGCTGTGAAG CAGGAGGCTGAAGACCCTTCCCACCTGTTCCTGGATGGATTGGAAGCAGCCAGAGACGCCAGTGGCACACTGGTGGGCCGGGTGGATGGTGGACACTGCTTGCTTGATGCAATGTTGGAGGATGAAACCCGGCCGGGGGGATACCATTGCAGTCAATGTGACCGGGTCCTGATGTCCATGCAGGGGCTGCGTTCTCATGAGAGGAGCCACCTGGCCTTGGCCATGTTTACCAGAGAGGACAAGTACAGCTGCCAGTATTGCTCCTTTGTTTCTGCATTCAGACACAA CTTGGATCGCCATATGCAGACCCATCACGGACACCACAAACCGTTCCGCTGCAAACTCTGCTCTTTCAAGTCCTCCTACAACAGCCGGTTGAAGACACACATCCTCAAAGCCCATGCTG